The Ancylobacter sp. IITR112 genome window below encodes:
- a CDS encoding conjugal transfer protein TrbE translates to MVAIRSFRHSGPSFSDLVPYAAIVANGVILLKDGSLMAGWYFAGPDSESSTDAERNEVSRQINAILSRLGTGWMIQVEAVRVATSDYPAREECHFPDAVTRAIDDERRAHFQEGRGHFESRHALILTWRPPERRRSGLARYVYSDSESRAARYADTVLDSFLTSIREVEQYLGNVLSIRRMVTRTVEERGGFQTARYDELFQFIRFCITGENHPVRLPEIPMYLDWLATAEFSHGLTPMVDSHYLAIVGIDGLPAESWPGILNSLDLMPLTYRWSSRFIFLDDQEARARLERTRKKWQQKVRPFFDQLFQTQSRSVDQDAMAMVAETEDAIAQASSQLVAYGYYTPVIVLFDDNEARLREKAEAVRRLVQAEGFGARIETINATEAFLGSLPGNWYANIREPLINTRNLADLVPLNSVWSGAPTAPCPYYPPGSPPLMLVASGSTPFRLNLHVDDVGHTLIFGPTGSGKSTLLALIAAQFRRYAQAQIFAFDKGRSMLPVTLAAAGDHYEIGESDGDGSPTLAFCPLSELGTDGDRAWASEWIETLVALQGVTITPDHRNAISRQIGLMASANGRSLSDFVSGVQMREIKEALHHYTVDGPMGQLLDAESDGLSLRTFQTFEIEQLMNMGERSLVPVLLYLFRRIEKRLTGAPSLIVLDEAWLMLGH, encoded by the coding sequence ATGGTGGCGATACGCTCCTTCCGCCATTCCGGCCCGTCCTTCTCGGATCTTGTGCCCTACGCCGCGATCGTGGCGAACGGCGTCATCCTTCTCAAGGATGGGTCGCTCATGGCGGGCTGGTACTTTGCCGGGCCTGACTCCGAGAGCTCGACGGATGCGGAGCGCAACGAGGTGTCCCGGCAGATCAACGCGATCCTGTCCCGGCTCGGCACCGGCTGGATGATCCAGGTCGAGGCGGTGCGGGTTGCCACATCGGACTATCCTGCTCGCGAGGAGTGCCATTTTCCCGATGCGGTCACGCGCGCCATCGACGACGAACGGCGCGCGCATTTTCAGGAGGGCAGGGGACATTTCGAGAGCCGCCATGCGCTGATCCTCACCTGGCGGCCGCCGGAGCGGCGGCGTTCCGGGCTTGCCCGCTACGTCTATTCCGACAGCGAAAGCCGCGCTGCGCGCTATGCCGACACCGTCCTCGACAGCTTCCTGACCTCGATCCGCGAGGTCGAGCAGTATCTCGGTAATGTGCTGTCGATCCGTCGCATGGTGACGCGCACGGTCGAGGAGCGCGGCGGCTTTCAGACCGCGCGCTATGACGAGCTGTTCCAGTTCATCCGCTTCTGCATCACCGGCGAGAACCATCCCGTCCGGCTTCCCGAAATCCCGATGTATCTCGACTGGCTCGCGACGGCCGAGTTCAGCCACGGCCTCACGCCGATGGTCGACAGCCACTACCTCGCGATTGTCGGCATCGATGGGCTTCCGGCTGAGAGCTGGCCCGGCATTCTGAATTCGCTCGACCTGATGCCGCTCACCTATCGCTGGTCGTCGCGCTTCATCTTCCTCGATGACCAGGAGGCCCGCGCGCGCCTCGAGCGCACGCGCAAGAAGTGGCAACAGAAGGTCAGGCCGTTCTTCGACCAGCTCTTCCAGACGCAGTCACGCTCCGTCGACCAGGACGCCATGGCGATGGTGGCGGAGACCGAGGACGCCATCGCCCAGGCTTCGTCGCAGCTGGTCGCCTATGGCTACTACACCCCGGTGATCGTGCTGTTCGACGACAACGAGGCCCGGCTGCGCGAGAAGGCGGAAGCCGTCCGCCGGCTCGTCCAGGCCGAGGGCTTCGGCGCGCGGATCGAGACCATCAACGCGACGGAAGCCTTCCTCGGCAGCCTGCCCGGCAACTGGTACGCGAACATCCGCGAGCCGCTGATCAACACCCGCAACCTCGCCGACCTGGTCCCGCTCAATTCGGTGTGGTCGGGCGCCCCGACGGCGCCTTGCCCCTACTATCCGCCAGGCTCGCCGCCGCTCATGCTCGTGGCGAGCGGCTCGACGCCGTTTCGCCTGAACCTCCATGTCGACGATGTCGGCCACACCTTGATCTTCGGACCGACTGGCTCTGGCAAGTCGACGTTGCTGGCCCTGATCGCCGCGCAATTCCGTCGCTACGCGCAGGCGCAGATCTTCGCCTTCGACAAGGGCCGCTCCATGCTGCCGGTCACCTTGGCCGCCGCCGGCGATCACTACGAGATCGGAGAGAGCGACGGCGATGGCTCCCCGACGCTCGCCTTCTGCCCGCTTTCCGAGCTCGGCACGGACGGCGATCGGGCCTGGGCCTCCGAATGGATCGAGACGCTGGTAGCGCTTCAGGGTGTGACGATCACGCCCGATCATCGCAATGCCATCTCGCGCCAGATCGGCCTGATGGCGTCGGCGAATGGGCGCTCGCTCTCCGATTTCGTGTCGGGCGTGCAGATGAGGGAAATCAAGGAAGCGCTGCATCACTACACGGTCGACGGGCCGATGGGTCAGCTGCTCGATGCGGAAAGCGACGGGCTGTCACTGCGCACCTTCCAGACCTTCGAGATCGAGCAGCTGATGAACATGGGCGAGCGCAGCCTCGTGCCCGTGCTGCTCTATCTGTTCCGCCGGATCGAGAAGCGGCTAACCGGCGCGCCGAGCCTGATCGTGCTCGACGAGGCGTGGCTGATGCTCGGTCAC
- a CDS encoding conjugal transfer protein TrbD, whose amino-acid sequence MAEPGSNLDRSRIHRALSRPNLLLGADRELVLLTGLAAAILIFVVLTPYSALFGVAVWIVVVAALRMMAKADPMMRRVYARHVGYRPYYRPTSTPWRRF is encoded by the coding sequence GTGGCTGAACCGGGATCGAACCTCGACCGCTCGCGCATCCATCGGGCGCTGTCGCGCCCGAACCTTCTCCTCGGCGCCGACCGCGAGCTCGTGCTGCTGACGGGCCTTGCAGCGGCCATCCTGATCTTCGTCGTGCTGACGCCCTATTCCGCGCTGTTCGGGGTCGCGGTTTGGATCGTGGTAGTGGCGGCGCTGCGGATGATGGCGAAAGCGGACCCGATGATGCGGCGCGTCTACGCCCGCCATGTCGGCTACCGGCCGTACTATCGCCCGACGTCGACGCCCTGGCGGCGTTTCTGA
- a CDS encoding TrbC/VirB2 family protein, with protein sequence MSHERLCRLALAALALGLVFSEPAFASGGGSLPWEGPLQQIQQSITGPVAGFIALAAVAVAGGMLIFGGELNDFARRLMYVVLVAGILLGATQIVALFGASGASIGDVASSPLIERAGEGGRG encoded by the coding sequence ATGTCGCATGAACGTCTGTGCAGGCTTGCGCTCGCGGCACTGGCGCTTGGGCTGGTGTTTTCCGAGCCAGCGTTCGCCTCGGGCGGCGGCAGCTTGCCATGGGAAGGCCCGCTGCAGCAGATCCAGCAGTCGATCACCGGGCCAGTCGCCGGCTTCATCGCTTTGGCAGCGGTCGCGGTCGCCGGCGGAATGCTGATCTTTGGTGGCGAGCTCAACGATTTCGCGCGGCGCCTCATGTATGTCGTGCTCGTCGCCGGCATCCTTCTCGGAGCCACTCAGATCGTTGCGCTGTTCGGCGCGAGCGGCGCCTCGATCGGCGACGTCGCGTCCTCGCCCTTGATCGAGCGGGCAGGGGAGGGCGGTCGTGGCTGA
- the trbB gene encoding P-type conjugative transfer ATPase TrbB has translation MAQLRSHPRLVRKLQEALGDQLCFALDDATVVEIMLNPDGRLFIERLGHGVAPAGQMNAATAEIVIGSVAHALHSEADEDRPIVSGELPIGGHRFEGLLPPVVAAPAFTIRRRASRLIPLDDYVAAKIMTDHQACVIRNAITSRMNIVISGGTGSGKTTLANAVIAEVVESAPDDRILILEDTAEIQCAAENVVALHTSDSIDMGRLLKSTMRLRPDRIVVGEVRDGAALTLLKAWNTGHPGGVTTIHSNTAESALRRLEQLTAEASQQPMHEVIGEAVDLIVSIERTPKGRVVRDVLHVESFVNGHYRTESYSPKEERHVA, from the coding sequence ATGGCCCAGCTTCGTTCCCATCCGCGCCTGGTCCGCAAACTGCAAGAGGCGCTCGGCGATCAGCTCTGCTTCGCCCTCGATGACGCCACCGTCGTCGAGATTATGCTCAACCCCGACGGGCGCCTCTTCATCGAGCGCCTCGGCCATGGCGTGGCGCCTGCCGGGCAGATGAACGCCGCCACCGCCGAGATCGTCATCGGCAGCGTGGCGCATGCACTGCATTCCGAGGCCGACGAGGATCGCCCGATCGTGTCGGGCGAGCTGCCGATCGGCGGCCACCGCTTCGAGGGTCTCCTGCCGCCGGTGGTCGCCGCGCCGGCCTTCACCATCCGGCGTCGCGCGTCGCGGCTCATCCCGCTCGACGACTATGTCGCGGCGAAGATCATGACGGACCATCAGGCCTGCGTGATCCGCAACGCAATCACCTCGCGGATGAACATCGTCATCTCAGGCGGCACCGGGTCGGGCAAGACCACGCTCGCCAACGCGGTCATCGCCGAGGTCGTCGAGTCGGCGCCGGACGATCGGATCCTGATCCTGGAAGACACGGCGGAAATCCAGTGCGCAGCGGAGAATGTGGTCGCGCTGCACACCAGCGACTCGATCGACATGGGCCGGCTGCTGAAAAGCACCATGCGCTTGCGTCCCGATCGCATCGTCGTCGGCGAGGTCCGCGACGGCGCCGCGCTCACATTGCTCAAGGCATGGAACACCGGCCATCCCGGCGGCGTGACGACGATCCATTCCAATACGGCGGAATCCGCGCTGCGGCGCCTTGAGCAGCTCACAGCCGAGGCGAGCCAGCAGCCGATGCACGAAGTCATCGGCGAGGCCGTGGACCTCATCGTCTCGATCGAGCGCACGCCGAAAGGCCGCGTCGTCCGCGATGTCCTGCACGTCGAGAGCTTCGTCAATGGCCACTATCGCACGGAATCCTATTCGCCGAAGGAGGAACGCCATGTCGCATGA
- the traI gene encoding acyl-homoserine-lactone synthase TraI, whose translation MRALAIPAETHDDFADLVDSMHRLRARVFKERLGWAVDVRDGRESDQFDGFSPTYIVALSSSSQVIGCARLLPANGPTMMDVLFPDLATSGLYKPNPFMIESSRFCVDTALGEGRAGGSLHDATLTMFAAIIEWAMVNGYREIVTGTDLRVERILNRAGWPMKRLGEPRRIGETTAVAGILPADRRSFERVRPASYFSTFCPQLRAA comes from the coding sequence ATGCGGGCACTGGCTATTCCTGCCGAAACGCATGATGACTTTGCTGATCTCGTCGATTCCATGCATCGACTTCGTGCCCGCGTCTTTAAGGAGCGATTAGGCTGGGCGGTCGACGTGCGGGACGGTCGCGAGAGCGACCAGTTCGACGGCTTCTCGCCGACGTACATCGTCGCGCTTTCCTCGAGCTCGCAGGTCATCGGCTGCGCGAGGCTGCTGCCGGCGAACGGGCCGACCATGATGGACGTGCTCTTCCCGGACCTTGCGACCTCCGGCCTGTACAAGCCGAATCCTTTCATGATCGAGAGCTCTCGCTTTTGCGTCGATACGGCGCTGGGCGAGGGCAGGGCAGGGGGTTCGCTGCATGACGCGACGCTCACCATGTTCGCCGCGATCATCGAATGGGCGATGGTGAACGGCTATCGCGAAATCGTCACCGGTACCGACCTTCGCGTCGAACGCATCCTCAACCGCGCCGGTTGGCCAATGAAGCGGCTAGGGGAACCGCGGAGGATCGGGGAGACGACCGCCGTCGCCGGCATCCTGCCCGCCGACCGGCGCAGCTTCGAGCGCGTCCGGCCCGCCTCGTATTTCTCGACCTTCTGCCCGCAGCTGCGCGCGGCGTGA
- the repA gene encoding plasmid partitioning protein RepA, with product MAVQAAISMQSEDPADKIVRHAGLLSEHLQARRQQMYPPDAQKSLRTFMIHEVSRLTSIPESTLKLMSNEGKGPVPARLENNHRVYTLAQINELRELFAAQRPAEALRFLPHRREGEHLQILAVANFKGGSAKTTTSAHLAHYLALHGYRVLAIDLDPQASLSAMFGAQPEMDVRQNETIYAALRYDEERRPISEIVRPTYFTGIDLIPGNIEVMEYEHETPRFLSQQRRAGDDSIFFERLRLALADVEDRYDVVILDTPPSLGFLTLGAIYAATGLLVTVHPAMLDVMSMSQFLLMMGDLISVIRDAGATMKQDFLRYVVTRHDPMDHSQVHVVSMLRHLFTEDVLTSTAIESAAIETAGLAKRTLYELESGNISATTAKRARESIDAVNDQILGLIKQSWGRS from the coding sequence ATGGCTGTGCAAGCCGCAATCAGCATGCAGAGCGAAGACCCGGCGGACAAGATCGTTCGGCACGCTGGCCTGCTTTCGGAACACCTGCAGGCGCGGCGCCAGCAGATGTACCCGCCGGACGCACAGAAGAGCCTCAGAACCTTCATGATCCATGAGGTGTCTCGGCTGACGTCGATTCCTGAGTCGACCTTGAAGCTGATGTCGAACGAGGGAAAAGGCCCGGTCCCTGCCCGCCTGGAAAACAATCATCGCGTCTATACGCTGGCGCAGATCAACGAGCTTCGTGAGCTGTTTGCTGCCCAGCGGCCGGCTGAGGCTTTGAGATTTTTACCGCATCGCCGCGAGGGCGAGCACCTGCAAATTTTGGCGGTCGCGAATTTCAAGGGTGGCAGCGCTAAGACGACAACGAGTGCGCATCTCGCGCATTACCTCGCGCTTCATGGCTATCGCGTCCTGGCGATTGATCTCGACCCCCAAGCGTCGCTATCCGCAATGTTCGGCGCGCAGCCGGAAATGGACGTTCGGCAAAATGAGACGATCTATGCGGCTCTGAGATACGACGAGGAGCGTCGTCCAATCTCCGAGATAGTCAGGCCAACGTACTTCACCGGTATCGATCTGATCCCCGGGAATATCGAGGTCATGGAGTATGAGCATGAGACGCCTCGGTTCCTGTCGCAGCAGCGGCGGGCCGGCGATGACAGCATCTTTTTCGAGCGGTTGCGTCTCGCCCTGGCCGACGTTGAGGATCGGTACGACGTCGTCATTCTGGATACCCCCCCTTCCCTCGGCTTTCTGACGCTAGGCGCGATTTACGCCGCGACGGGCCTACTCGTCACGGTTCATCCTGCGATGCTCGACGTCATGTCGATGAGCCAATTCCTTCTCATGATGGGCGATCTGATTTCGGTAATTCGAGATGCCGGCGCGACAATGAAGCAGGATTTCCTGCGCTATGTCGTGACGCGGCACGATCCCATGGATCATTCGCAGGTCCATGTTGTCTCGATGCTGCGCCATCTTTTCACGGAAGATGTGTTGACGTCGACGGCCATTGAGAGCGCGGCAATCGAAACGGCCGGCTTGGCGAAGCGCACGCTCTATGAGCTTGAATCCGGCAATATCTCGGCAACGACCGCGAAGCGTGCCCGTGAGTCGATCGACGCCGTCAATGACCAAATCCTCGGTCTGATCAAGCAGAGCTGGGGGCGCAGCTGA
- the repB gene encoding plasmid partitioning protein RepB has protein sequence MAKRSAGKSILANFGAFSQPEAEAPDPSGPKDSPAPPVQPVARVGAGVIGATQRSLTELREERDNLRALVEAGGGSELDPNLIDPSPFPDRLPDDNETPFEALKKLIQDEGQKVPIQVRRHPASDGRYQVVYGHRRWRAASELGIKVKATILSLSDSELVVAQGIENASRQDLSWIERALFAWRMDAAGIKARDIRAALSIDDPELARMRSVCRAIPVDVIEAIGRAPKVGRPRWISLASALGEDPSALARVRETLSADKVSGQPSDERFKHALAALKKPASRTRTQVEMKAPSGQIVGKATFSTGDIKLAVATEYAPAFSDFVEEELPALLERFFAREGGG, from the coding sequence ATGGCGAAGCGCTCGGCCGGCAAATCGATTCTCGCAAACTTCGGCGCCTTCTCCCAGCCGGAGGCGGAAGCTCCAGATCCGTCTGGTCCGAAGGATTCACCGGCGCCGCCGGTGCAACCGGTCGCGCGCGTCGGCGCGGGGGTAATTGGTGCAACACAGCGATCGCTGACGGAGCTGCGAGAAGAGCGCGACAATCTGCGTGCGCTTGTCGAGGCCGGTGGCGGCTCGGAACTCGATCCGAATTTGATCGATCCGTCGCCGTTTCCGGACCGGCTACCGGATGACAACGAGACCCCCTTCGAAGCGCTGAAGAAGCTGATCCAGGATGAAGGCCAAAAGGTCCCAATTCAGGTTCGACGGCATCCAGCCTCGGACGGCCGCTACCAAGTAGTCTACGGGCATCGCCGCTGGCGAGCGGCATCGGAGCTTGGCATCAAGGTCAAAGCGACGATTCTGTCGTTGTCCGACAGCGAGCTTGTTGTGGCGCAAGGCATCGAGAATGCCTCGCGGCAAGACCTCAGCTGGATCGAGCGCGCATTGTTCGCGTGGCGGATGGATGCGGCCGGCATAAAGGCACGGGATATTCGGGCGGCGTTGTCGATCGATGATCCTGAATTGGCGCGCATGAGATCCGTTTGCCGCGCGATTCCGGTGGACGTGATCGAGGCGATCGGCCGCGCGCCGAAAGTCGGGCGGCCACGGTGGATATCGTTGGCGTCGGCCCTTGGCGAAGACCCATCGGCACTGGCTCGGGTTCGGGAAACCTTGTCAGCTGACAAGGTTTCGGGACAGCCGTCTGATGAGCGGTTCAAGCACGCCCTCGCTGCGCTGAAGAAGCCTGCGAGCCGAACGCGGACCCAGGTGGAGATGAAGGCCCCGTCGGGACAGATTGTCGGTAAGGCGACCTTCTCCACGGGCGATATCAAGCTTGCGGTCGCCACAGAGTATGCGCCGGCGTTCAGCGATTTCGTCGAGGAGGAGCTGCCGGCGCTTCTGGAGCGCTTTTTCGCTCGCGAGGGCGGAGGATGA
- the repC gene encoding plasmid replication protein RepC, whose protein sequence is MTEYIATTPFGRRTMTLGQIASQVKARTAPKDAVVHKWQTFQHIREARDLIGATDRALAILNALLSFHQETALTGDADIVVWPSNEQLMARANGMPPTTLRRHLAVLVECGLIIRRDSPNGKRYARKGRGGQIEQAYGFDLSPIVARAAEFKDLAEAVQAEKRAFRVAKERLTLLRRDIVKMIDTGIEESVPGNWGRVQQSYQAVMNRLPRSAPRQLLESICEELEALWRDIRDVLESFADSQNTDANESQSGRHIQNSNPDSLYESENDNRDKKEAGGSAEENDKLRSLPRRDLPLGIVLDACSNLRELAQGGEIRHWRDFLAAAELARPMLGISPSAWREAREVLGEQQAGITLAAIYQRADQINSAGGYLRSLTERARDGKFSTWPMIMALLRAKLDASKPPAARPETADYASEPRQQGSSGGVQASSELRKLLEKRPKDPGPGWE, encoded by the coding sequence ATGACGGAATACATTGCGACGACGCCCTTTGGGCGGCGAACGATGACACTTGGCCAAATTGCAAGCCAGGTGAAGGCACGCACGGCACCGAAGGATGCCGTCGTTCATAAGTGGCAGACCTTCCAACATATCCGTGAGGCCCGCGACCTCATTGGAGCGACGGATCGCGCGCTTGCGATCCTGAATGCGCTACTGTCGTTCCATCAGGAGACGGCGCTTACGGGCGATGCCGACATCGTCGTGTGGCCGTCGAACGAACAGCTTATGGCCCGCGCCAACGGTATGCCGCCCACAACCCTTCGCCGGCATCTCGCCGTGCTTGTCGAGTGCGGGCTGATCATTCGGCGGGATAGCCCGAACGGGAAGCGCTATGCCCGGAAGGGGCGGGGAGGCCAGATCGAGCAGGCCTACGGCTTCGATCTCTCGCCGATCGTCGCGCGCGCGGCCGAATTCAAGGACCTGGCGGAAGCTGTGCAGGCCGAGAAGCGCGCCTTCCGCGTCGCCAAGGAGCGGCTGACGCTCTTGCGCCGGGATATCGTCAAGATGATCGACACCGGCATCGAGGAAAGTGTGCCGGGCAACTGGGGCAGGGTGCAGCAGAGCTACCAGGCGGTAATGAACCGTTTACCACGTTCTGCGCCGCGCCAGCTGCTGGAGAGCATCTGCGAGGAGCTCGAGGCCCTCTGGCGAGATATCCGTGACGTCCTGGAATCGTTTGCAGATTCACAAAATACGGACGCCAATGAGTCCCAATCCGGTCGCCACATACAGAATTCAAATCCAGACTCCCTTTATGAATCTGAAAATGACAATCGAGATAAGAAAGAAGCGGGCGGCAGCGCCGAGGAAAACGACAAGCTGCGGAGCTTGCCGAGGCGTGATCTGCCTTTGGGGATCGTGCTGGACGCCTGCTCGAACCTGCGTGAGCTGGCCCAGGGCGGCGAAATCCGCCACTGGCGCGATTTTCTGGCCGCCGCGGAGCTTGCCCGGCCGATGCTGGGGATCAGTCCGAGCGCTTGGCGGGAGGCCCGCGAAGTCCTTGGGGAGCAACAGGCCGGAATTACGCTGGCGGCGATCTATCAGCGCGCCGACCAGATCAACAGCGCCGGCGGTTACTTGCGCAGCCTGACGGAGCGGGCTCGGGACGGCAAGTTCTCGACCTGGCCGATGATCATGGCGTTGCTGCGCGCGAAGCTTGATGCCTCGAAGCCGCCCGCGGCCCGGCCCGAAACCGCCGACTATGCCAGCGAGCCGCGACAACAGGGTAGTTCCGGCGGGGTCCAGGCGAGCTCCGAGCTCCGGAAGCTTCTGGAGAAGCGGCCGAAGGATCCAGGCCCTGGGTGGGAATGA